A genomic region of Larimichthys crocea isolate SSNF unplaced genomic scaffold, L_crocea_2.0 scaffold33, whole genome shotgun sequence contains the following coding sequences:
- the LOC113744964 gene encoding uncharacterized protein LOC113744964, producing MTLQSSSVLLVLLQFYSLKLMVAAMPTCQLEGDLVQSAHHLLRDLGADFPEHCLPYNANISFPSSAFPAATANHPQCHKSLWVVHESLREAGLVFQDNDIPVGEGGVTWNDQKLEDFQNLQYRLVEEGSCLSSVNGSGVLSSYFSNVTAVLQEQDSAACGWMALRRDLLWVLKSALQKHRTCFTWRGVH from the exons ATGACACTTCAGTCCTCTTCAgtcctccttgtcctcttgcAGTTCTACAGCCTCAAGCTGATGGTGGCTGCCATGCCGACCTGTCAGCTGGAAGGAGATCTGGTCCAGTCGGCCCACCACCTGCTCAGAGACCTG GGGGCAGATTTTCCTGAACACTGCCTGCCGTACAACGCCAACATCTCCTTTCCAAGCTCTGCCTTCCCTGCTGCCACAGCCAATCATCCTCAG TGCCACAAATCATTATGGGTGGTGCATGAGTCCCTGCGGGAGGCGGGGCTAGTATTCCAGGACAATGACATACCTGTCGGAGAGGGCGGAGTCACCTGGAACGACCAGAAACTCGAAGACTTCCAGAACTTGCAGTACCGACTGGTGGAGGAAGGGAGCTGT ctgtccaGTGTCAATGGTTCAGGTGTTTTGTCGTCTTACTTCAGTAACGTGACGGCAGTTCTTCAAGAGCAG GACAGTGCTGCCTGTGGCTGGATGGCTCTGAGGAGAGATCTGCTCTGGGTCTTAAAGTCTGCCCTGCAGAAACACCGCACCTGCTTTACCTGGAGAGGTGTCCACTAA